The Chitinophagales bacterium genome has a window encoding:
- a CDS encoding FMN-binding glutamate synthase family protein, which produces MRYRFYIIGTILLLLTAFTALVYPTPGTMWIAGIVFILYILGVYDSVQPRHTIRRNFPLLGRLRYMLEDISPEIQQYFIERNTDGRPFSRNDRALAYQRAKSQNDTRPFGTQLEINSEDYEGLKHSIYPAKIMTEAPRVTVGGPDCKQSYSASILNISAMSFGALSENAIKALNIGAKKGGFYHNTGEGGLSDHHLQGGDIVWQIGTGYFGCRTQGGNFSPEEFQKKATLPEVKMIELKISQGAKPGHGGVLPAVKNTPEIARIRLLEPHTTVLSPPGHSAFSDAKGLLHFIKQLRELSGGKPVGFKLCIGRTDEFVEICEQMKATGIKPDFITVDGAEGGTGAAPQEFSDSVGMPVQPALIFVHQALIAHDLRKDIRLIASGKVISGVSILKMMALGADMCNSARGFMFSVGCIQALRCNTNACPTGVATQNKMLMKGLVVTEKSERVYRFHENTVHAALELLAASGCNSLDDMDVHKFMRGDEFETIANKYFPDVLMQYQPKSGM; this is translated from the coding sequence ATGCGATACAGGTTTTATATAATAGGAACTATTTTACTACTTCTTACTGCTTTTACAGCATTGGTATACCCTACCCCGGGTACCATGTGGATAGCCGGGATCGTTTTCATATTATATATCCTTGGCGTATATGACAGTGTACAGCCCAGGCATACCATACGCAGGAATTTCCCCTTACTCGGACGCCTGCGTTACATGCTGGAAGATATTTCGCCCGAGATACAGCAATATTTTATTGAAAGAAATACCGATGGGAGACCTTTCTCGCGCAATGATCGTGCACTGGCCTATCAACGTGCAAAATCTCAGAATGACACGAGGCCGTTTGGTACGCAACTGGAAATAAACAGCGAGGATTACGAGGGGCTAAAACATTCTATATACCCTGCTAAGATCATGACAGAAGCGCCGCGCGTTACCGTTGGCGGGCCGGACTGTAAGCAATCCTATAGTGCATCCATACTCAATATATCGGCCATGAGTTTTGGTGCTTTAAGCGAGAATGCTATCAAAGCATTAAACATAGGAGCAAAAAAGGGAGGATTTTATCACAATACCGGTGAAGGTGGTTTATCAGATCATCACCTGCAGGGGGGGGATATTGTATGGCAGATAGGTACCGGATATTTTGGATGCAGAACACAAGGAGGCAACTTCAGCCCGGAAGAGTTTCAGAAAAAAGCTACCCTGCCGGAGGTAAAAATGATAGAACTTAAGATATCACAGGGGGCGAAACCGGGTCACGGCGGAGTGTTGCCTGCCGTGAAGAACACGCCGGAAATAGCCCGTATCCGCCTGCTGGAGCCACATACTACGGTACTATCCCCTCCGGGCCACAGCGCATTCTCCGATGCAAAAGGACTGCTGCATTTCATCAAACAATTACGAGAACTGAGTGGCGGCAAACCCGTGGGTTTTAAACTTTGTATCGGGCGGACAGATGAGTTTGTAGAGATATGCGAACAAATGAAAGCTACAGGCATCAAACCGGACTTTATAACCGTAGATGGCGCAGAAGGAGGTACGGGGGCTGCTCCACAGGAGTTCTCAGATAGTGTAGGCATGCCGGTGCAGCCTGCGCTCATTTTCGTACACCAGGCATTGATAGCTCATGACCTGAGGAAAGATATCCGCCTGATAGCATCAGGGAAAGTGATATCAGGTGTTTCCATACTAAAAATGATGGCCTTGGGTGCAGATATGTGTAACAGCGCACGGGGATTCATGTTCTCGGTAGGTTGCATACAGGCGTTACGCTGCAACACCAATGCCTGCCCTACCGGAGTAGCCACACAAAACAAGATGCTGATGAAAGGCCTGGTAGTAACGGAAAAAAGTGAACGGGTTTATCGGTTTCATGAGAACACCGTACATGCAGCACTGGAATTACTGGCTGCATCAGGTTGCAATAGCCTTGACGATATGGACGTGCATAAATTCATGCGTGGGGATGAATTTGAGACCATTGCCAACAAATATTT
- a CDS encoding phosphoribosylaminoimidazolesuccinocarboxamide synthase, whose protein sequence is MLQLPEQTAFYKGKVRDVYTIADKFLVMVVSDRISAFDVVLPRPIPYKGQVLNTIAAKFLDATKDIVPNWKISAPLPNVTIGLKCETFPVEMVIRGNLTGHAWRTYKSGKRELCGVKLPEGMKENDFFDAPIITPSTKAHEGHDEDISREEIISRGLVSEADYEMLENYTRALFERGRQMARERRLILVDTKYEFGKIGDMIYLIDEIHTPDSSRYFYADEYDERQEKGLPQKQLSKEFVREWLMDNGFQGKDGQMVPEMTDEVVHMISERYIELYEQVTGNKFVKEDVKEDEWTQTLVKEVEKLK, encoded by the coding sequence GACCGCATTTTACAAAGGCAAAGTGCGCGACGTATATACTATAGCTGACAAATTCCTGGTGATGGTGGTCAGTGACCGAATATCAGCCTTTGATGTAGTATTGCCCAGGCCTATACCTTACAAAGGTCAGGTATTAAATACCATAGCTGCCAAATTTCTGGATGCTACCAAAGACATCGTTCCAAACTGGAAGATCAGTGCTCCGCTACCGAATGTAACTATTGGACTTAAGTGTGAGACCTTTCCGGTAGAGATGGTCATTCGCGGCAACCTGACAGGACATGCTTGGCGCACATACAAAAGCGGTAAGCGCGAACTGTGCGGTGTAAAACTGCCGGAAGGAATGAAAGAAAATGACTTCTTTGACGCACCGATCATTACACCTTCTACCAAAGCGCATGAAGGACATGATGAGGACATTTCCCGCGAAGAGATCATCAGCCGTGGTTTGGTTAGTGAAGCTGATTATGAAATGCTGGAGAACTATACCCGCGCCCTGTTTGAGCGTGGCAGGCAAATGGCCCGTGAGCGCAGGTTGATACTGGTTGATACCAAGTATGAGTTCGGTAAGATCGGCGATATGATCTACCTGATAGACGAGATACACACACCGGACAGCAGCCGCTATTTTTATGCCGACGAATATGACGAACGCCAGGAAAAGGGGTTACCTCAAAAACAATTGAGTAAAGAGTTCGTTCGTGAATGGTTGATGGATAACGGTTTCCAGGGTAAAGACGGACAAATGGTACCTGAAATGACTGACGAAGTTGTGCATATGATATCAGAAAGGTATATTGAGCTATACGAACAGGTGACAGGCAACAAGTTTGTGAAAGAAGATGTGAAAGAAGATGAGTGGACACAAACACTGGTTAAAGAAGTAGAGAAATTGAAATAA